The Ptychodera flava strain L36383 chromosome 3 unlocalized genomic scaffold, AS_Pfla_20210202 Scaffold_26__1_contigs__length_13983176_pilon, whole genome shotgun sequence genome segment AAACTTCATATAGTACTAAGGGTAAAAGGTGACATCTTTCATTGTAGTCGGTCTTGTTTTATattgaaatgacattttaaatcgCTGGTAAGACAAAAAAATGGTTTAATCGCTGGTGAGACAAAAACAGGATTATTTCCTATTGTGTTCCATGTGTTATCCTAAATCGACGATTTACATGTCTTGATGACTGACCCACTGTCTTGTAGAAAATAGAAGACATTTCACCGACAGGAATGAAGGAATGCACGTCCTCTGATGACAACGTTAATCCAGTAATGAGTGTCAGTGCAAGGGCTGCAGAAATAGAAAAAATGGTAAGTAGCCATAGATGAAAAGCACGTGACTTGATAATCAGATCAATAGAATTTTACATAGATGTTAAAATTCAGTTGAAAGCTTGAGATGTTTGCGAATGAGGTGTTGAAAAATTGTCATCACAGCGTTGACACATTTTGTATTCTGTTGTTGTTTTGACAGGAAAAAGAAAAAACCAAAGAACAGATAGTTGCGATGAAGAAGGAGGAGGATAAAACAATAGTAAGTTTTAGACCACTTTTAATGGTACCACTTGCAAGTATATTTTATGAAAGGCAATTTCCGACAAAAATATTGTTGTGAACATATATACATAACGTACCGGAGTGGCTACTTTGTGTGACAAATTTGTAAATAGCAAGACATTGGCTAATTAGGGACCTAGCTCCTAACCTGACAAAATCTTGTTCACACTTACCGACATAAACGGAGAAACTGCGAGTGAGCTAGGGTTCTCCAGAAGACCCTGTCAGAAAATCTCGTATCGTTTTAATATACACTTCATTATTATCATCCGAGTAAAATAGTTAGCGTTCAATTTAATCCATTCTTCATTAAATCAGCAAGCCATGATGGTTGAAGACATTGATGATCAGCAGAAACAATTAGAAACCGATTTCGAAGAAAGAAGTGCCGCCATACAGGCCCAAATTGAAACACTGAGAAGAACCCATCAGGCTTTGGTAGACGAACTGCAGCACGGTCTCGATAACATGAGAGTAGAGAAGAAGGTGAAACAAGAGGAGTTAACGAGGAAACAAGATGAATTAATGCGGCAATCCTATATGCCATAATTGGAAAGCGTTTATGAACGGCCATCGGTAATGTAAACTTAAATAGTACAAACCATTCATATCGAGTTTTAAGGCAAGTGTTTAAGGCTTAGACTGcttttaaaataaatgatcTTCCTCGGGCGAAATGCGATATAAATCGTGTGTATCATTTTATCCAAAATCATCTGAAAATCATTTAGCCTTATGATTCAAAAACAATTACGTAAATCAGATATATTGAAAATGTATAAGACATGAATGAGAAAACAGTTTTGAACCTATGTGAAATACAAGTAACGATCTACCTCaaacaatatcgaaaaataTTGTATCTTATAAGAGATCAATGGACCCAACTAatatgattttttgtttttcctgcATTGCTTCTACATTCCTAACAACACATCATCGACGAAGGGGTACTGAACGCGAATCCCATGTATTAAGTGTGTGAAGCGTTTGTAGTGCACCGGAAAACTGTCATCATAAAACGATGTTTCTTTGTTAATATACTCTAGCTGTGTGGAATTGTAATGAGCGAGCTTTTATTTCATGTAATGTCGTTCATATGGATATGATGTGATATTAACAGCGGACAAGTAAAATATATCCTacttaattgtttgtgtttgtcaaaGGGAATCCACTGTACATGTTAAATGATTGGCTCCTAGTACGCAAATATTTTTGAGTTGCATTATAAGGTCTTCATGAGTTTGTTTGTTCGGCAAACGTGTCTTTGAGTGTAACTGTAAATTATGACTTTAACCGATGATCTTTTGAGAAAGGATGGTGggtatgattttcttttgtaaaagcGCAAATACCATGATACGATTGGAAAAGCCTTACATTTGTAACCACAGTCTAGATTGAGTGTTCAACGATTGCTTTAAACACTATATTTTATGTAACAtacttttcaattttcagtCTATATCGACTCTGGATATACCATGACAAATATCAGGAAACCAGCCtcaaaattgaataaaattagTCTTAAAATAGAAAGAATCAGAAGCACCTTGACAATTGCGTGTAAACATAACACAAATTTTCTCGATAGTTACTATAGTTTGTTATAGTTTTTTGTTACTCAAAGCAAGATAAAGTACAAGCTAGTATATTGAGGCTTATAAAACTCTCTGACAGCTTGGAGTTGAAGAAACGAGTGATGtttaattgttgttgttgttgttgttgttcttacGATGGCATTCAATTTTTCGTGTATTTCAAGGTATGTGACAGTTAAGATTTTAATCAttgcaaattaaaatatttctttgaaaaatctgaaCAAATGTGAACAAagtgtacttcattaattttatataaGCAAATTTCCGATTGGGAGTAAAATTTTACGTGAGCAGTGTACAGTTTAACTTTCAGACCTTTACACTCCACACTGCGAAAGGCACTTCACCAGAGAAGTGGGCTCTGTCAAGCTGTAGATCGAACTCGGCAATAGGTGCAGCCAGCTGGTAGAGTTAGTGAAGTTTACAAAATCCtcacaaaacaatgtttcttaagcttatatactgatttttacacattattCACTTTGAGCTTATAATTTGGAGGGGATAGTGGATCTGTTCGTACAACTACCCAGCCACTGGCAAATGCAGAAAATATGTCCTAACACTGAATTATAATTCCCACTACCCTCAGGTATATATGGTCAACCGCTGCTCACTTCTCACAACATTTCAAGCTTGGTATTGACCTTTACCAACGACTGACACCACCACCCTTCCTAAAATTATATCAGACAAGCATTCCCCTCACTCTACCTATTTTTGGTACCCCCTGCAAGCAATTTCCTCCCACGAACTGTAAAACCTGAAATATCCTCATTGTCCTGAGTAAGAAATGGTTTTTTTCTCCGCTCGTTGGTTAATTTTAACTTCACCTTCACCGCTAAAaagaactgcacaaacataccGTTTCCTCGAACAGCTTTGTTGGCTTTAACTATTGGCACTTCTCAGGATATGCAGCACACTAGTATTTGCCTCTCTGAAATAATATTGCTCTCTTTGGTGTTTGTGAGGCACAAAGTGACACGGTAAGGTTCACCTCTGATACCCTAGATGACCCGACGTTAACCTGAATTGCCTCAGGCCATGTGTACGCTGGCAGGTTTTCATTAATAggtaacctaacctaaccttgCTGACCTCAGTCGGATCCGGTGCTCTCATAAGCATGCTTATCAAAATGCACAATCGCCATGTTATATGGGTGTTGTCAGGTCAAGCGAACGCCCAGAGTTTGTCAGGTATTTGAAGAGCATATGACGGAGTTGCTGTAGAAAATATTGTTGAAGTCAAATAAGTATGATATAACCATTGAGTTTAAGGAGATTTACCAtagtctttctttcattcaaatcAACCTTGACCAATACCGAGCGGCCAATGACCTTTTCTTAAGGATAAGTCCAACTTACATGTGAAAGAAACACCTGTTAATGACGGGCTAAGATGATACAAATTATTCGTTGCTAATATCATCGGTTGATTTAAATTTTAAGATCAATTCCCTTTACCGTTCGTTATGTGGGAATCGATGGAGGCAAAAAATGGATAGGGTCAACTTATGGTGGCAAGCTATCGGTTCTAGTAGCATAATATAAAATGGCAGTGAAGATTGACATGAAATCGGATACGGCCAATTACGTGTTTCTGTAAGAAGATAATGTCGTTGTTCAAAGTGCATGTGTCAGGAACATGTAATAAGCGCATGAAAAAAGGCATGCACAAACAATCCTTTATCAATAGAGACGTTTGCGCATGTGCGTCAGAATTTTATATGTGAGCAGGACGCATAAGATAGGGTTTTACACTTCGACACT includes the following:
- the LOC139126023 gene encoding coiled-coil domain-containing protein 69-like; translated protein: MKECTSSDDNVNPVMSVSARAAEIEKMEKEKTKEQIVAMKKEEDKTIQAMMVEDIDDQQKQLETDFEERSAAIQAQIETLRRTHQALVDELQHGLDNMRVEKKVKQEELTRKQDELMRQSYMP